The Clostridium septicum genome contains a region encoding:
- a CDS encoding PTS mannose/fructose/sorbose/N-acetylgalactosamine transporter subunit IIC translates to MEITLLQCILIGLWTAFCLSGMLLGIYSNRCIILSFGVGIILGDIPTALAMGAVSEIAFMGFGVGAGGTVPPNPMGPGIIGTLMAITMKGQGMDPATALALSFPFAVAFQFLITATYTVVSGSSEFAKKSIQKGHFTQFRIAANSTVWVLALVGFIIGFAGAYSVDGLKAVVEMIPAWLITGLSVAGKMLPAIGFAMILSVMAKIELIPFVLLGYVCVAYLNLPVIGIAFVGTTFALLEYFRKNNKNNSNNESVEEEEVVFEDGI, encoded by the coding sequence ATGGAAATCACTTTACTTCAATGTATTCTGATTGGATTATGGACAGCGTTCTGTCTATCAGGTATGTTACTTGGAATTTATTCAAATCGTTGTATTATTTTATCATTTGGTGTAGGTATTATCTTAGGAGATATTCCAACAGCTTTAGCAATGGGAGCTGTATCAGAAATTGCATTTATGGGATTCGGTGTTGGTGCCGGTGGAACAGTGCCACCTAACCCAATGGGACCTGGAATAATTGGTACATTGATGGCTATTACAATGAAGGGTCAAGGAATGGACCCGGCTACAGCATTAGCATTATCTTTCCCATTTGCAGTAGCATTCCAATTCTTAATTACAGCTACATATACAGTAGTTTCAGGATCAAGTGAATTTGCTAAAAAGTCAATTCAAAAAGGTCATTTTACACAGTTTAGAATTGCAGCTAATTCTACAGTTTGGGTATTAGCATTAGTTGGATTTATCATAGGATTTGCAGGAGCTTATAGTGTAGACGGACTAAAGGCAGTTGTAGAAATGATACCAGCATGGTTAATCACAGGATTATCAGTAGCAGGTAAGATGTTACCAGCTATCGGATTTGCAATGATTTTATCAGTTATGGCTAAGATTGAATTAATACCATTTGTATTACTAGGATATGTATGTGTAGCATACTTAAATCTACCAGTAATCGGTATAGCATTCGTAGGAACAACATTTGCATTACTAGAATACTTCAGAAAAAACAATAAAAATAATTCAAATAATGAATCAGTGGAAGAAGAGGAGGTTGTGTTTGAAGATGGAATCTAA
- a CDS encoding PTS sugar transporter subunit IIB, which yields MSNVNIEMMRIDQRLIHGQGQMWLNALGVNTVIVADDEASEDKIQQTLMKTVVSKSIAMRFFSIAHTCEIIHKASPKQKIFIVCKTPEDALKLVAGGVPVKEINIGNIHNAEGKTQVTRSIYLGKEDKAALKELSQKYDIKFNTKTTPSGNDGALQVDITKYLD from the coding sequence ATGAGTAATGTAAATATTGAAATGATGAGAATAGATCAAAGATTAATACATGGACAAGGTCAAATGTGGCTAAATGCACTTGGGGTTAATACTGTTATAGTTGCTGATGATGAAGCTAGTGAAGATAAAATACAACAAACATTAATGAAAACTGTAGTTTCAAAATCAATAGCAATGAGATTTTTCTCAATTGCACATACATGTGAAATTATACATAAGGCATCACCTAAGCAAAAGATTTTTATAGTGTGTAAAACTCCAGAAGACGCATTGAAGTTAGTAGCTGGAGGAGTGCCTGTTAAAGAAATAAACATAGGTAATATTCACAATGCTGAAGGAAAAACTCAAGTTACACGTTCAATTTATTTAGGAAAAGAAGATAAGGCTGCACTAAAGGAATTATCACAAAAATATGATATAAAATTCAATACAAAGACAACACCTTCAGGTAATGACGGAGCGCTACAAGTAGATATTACAAAATATTTAGATTAA
- a CDS encoding glycoside hydrolase family 88 protein, with product MIKEINVEEIKKREEFLNTKLLSKEEVKTAIENAIKQIDANMDYFKDKFPSSATKENKYGIIENIEWTDGFWTGMLWLAYEYTGDEKYRVLAEKNVASFKNRVDKDIEIDHHDLGFLYSLSCVSGYKLTGSEMAKEASVKAADKLISRYQEKGEFIQAWGELGSKDHYRFIIDCLLNIPLLYWASDVTGDNKYRELADKHFVTSCNNVIRDDASAFHTFYMDPETGKPVKGITRQGYSDDSAWARGQAWGVYGIPLNYKNTKNEACFNLYKGMTNYFLNRLPKDNVCYWDLIFNDGDGHSKDSSAAAIAVCGMHEMNKFIPEVDEEKEVYKYAMHNILRALIKDYTHKDVQEGKPILLHGVYSWHSGKGVDEGNIWGDYFYLEALIRFYKDWELYW from the coding sequence ATGATTAAGGAAATAAATGTAGAAGAAATCAAAAAAAGAGAAGAGTTTTTAAACACAAAGCTTCTAAGTAAAGAAGAAGTAAAGACAGCTATAGAAAATGCAATAAAGCAAATAGATGCTAATATGGACTATTTCAAAGATAAGTTCCCATCATCAGCAACTAAGGAAAATAAGTATGGAATCATTGAAAATATAGAATGGACAGATGGATTCTGGACAGGAATGTTATGGTTAGCTTATGAGTACACAGGAGATGAAAAGTATAGGGTTCTTGCAGAAAAAAATGTAGCGTCATTTAAAAATAGAGTAGATAAAGATATAGAAATTGATCATCATGACTTAGGATTCTTATATTCATTATCATGTGTAAGTGGATACAAATTAACAGGGTCAGAAATGGCAAAGGAAGCATCGGTAAAAGCTGCAGATAAATTAATCTCAAGATATCAAGAAAAAGGCGAATTTATTCAAGCTTGGGGTGAACTAGGAAGTAAAGACCATTATAGATTTATCATAGATTGTCTTCTAAATATTCCTTTATTATACTGGGCCTCAGATGTTACAGGAGATAATAAGTACAGAGAACTAGCAGATAAGCATTTTGTTACTTCTTGTAATAATGTTATAAGAGATGATGCTTCGGCTTTCCATACATTCTATATGGATCCTGAAACAGGAAAACCTGTAAAAGGTATTACTAGACAAGGTTATAGTGATGACTCAGCTTGGGCTAGAGGCCAAGCTTGGGGAGTATATGGAATTCCTTTAAATTATAAGAACACAAAAAATGAAGCATGTTTTAACTTATATAAAGGAATGACTAATTACTTCTTAAATAGACTTCCAAAAGATAACGTTTGTTATTGGGATTTAATATTCAACGATGGAGATGGACATTCAAAGGATTCTTCAGCAGCTGCAATAGCTGTATGTGGAATGCATGAAATGAATAAGTTTATTCCTGAAGTGGATGAGGAAAAAGAAGTATATAAATATGCAATGCATAATATTTTAAGAGCATTAATTAAAGACTATACCCATAAGGATGTGCAAGAAGGTAAACCGATTTTATTACATGGGGTTTATTCATGGCATTCAGGTAAAGGTGTAGATGAAGGAAATATATGGGGAGATTATTTCTACCTAGAAGCATTAATAAGATTCTATAAAGATTGGGAATTATATTGGTAA
- the kduI gene encoding 5-dehydro-4-deoxy-D-glucuronate isomerase yields the protein MNNRYANHPEDSKKYTTSELRDHYLIEEIFIDDKIELTYSHVDRIIFGGIKPVYNELKLEAGKEMGVEYFLERRELGIINVGGPAIVTIDGEVYELNRRDGLYVGMGNKEVSFKSVNPKDPAKLYVNSVPAHHAYKTVKIEIEKANPVRLGDNSTLNKRTIYQYVHPNVCESCQLLMGLTMLEPGNAWNTMPCHTHERRMEVYFYFDMEEDTRVFHLMGEPTETRHLVVKNEQAIISPSWSIHSGVGTSNYTFIWGMCGENKTFDDMDAVSMETLR from the coding sequence ATGAATAACAGATATGCTAATCATCCAGAGGATTCAAAAAAATACACTACAAGCGAGCTAAGAGACCATTACTTAATAGAGGAAATATTTATTGATGATAAAATAGAGCTTACTTATAGCCATGTAGATAGAATAATTTTTGGTGGTATAAAACCGGTTTATAACGAATTAAAGTTAGAAGCAGGAAAGGAAATGGGAGTTGAATATTTCCTAGAAAGAAGAGAACTTGGAATAATCAATGTAGGTGGACCAGCTATTGTAACTATAGATGGAGAAGTTTACGAATTAAATAGAAGAGATGGATTATATGTAGGAATGGGAAACAAGGAAGTAAGTTTCAAATCAGTAAATCCTAAGGACCCAGCTAAATTATATGTTAACTCAGTTCCAGCACATCATGCATATAAGACAGTAAAAATTGAAATAGAAAAAGCTAATCCAGTTAGACTTGGAGACAATTCAACATTAAATAAGAGAACAATATATCAATATGTTCATCCAAATGTTTGTGAAAGTTGTCAATTATTAATGGGATTAACAATGTTAGAACCAGGAAATGCATGGAATACAATGCCATGTCACACTCACGAAAGAAGAATGGAAGTTTACTTCTACTTCGATATGGAAGAAGATACAAGAGTATTCCACTTAATGGGAGAACCAACAGAAACAAGACATTTAGTTGTTAAAAATGAACAAGCTATAATTTCACCTAGTTGGTCAATTCATTCAGGTGTAGGTACAAGCAATTACACATTCATTTGGGGTATGTGTGGAGAAAACAAAACATTCGATGATATGGATGCAGTTTCAATGGAAACTTTAAGATAA